ACAAATCCTCTGGTGCAGAAGGTTGGGAAGATAGAAGTTATGGAAATTCTTCTGAAAACTCTGAATATGAAACTGGTAGAAGTAGGAGAAAAAGAAGCGTTACCAATGAGGGTAATACTTCAAAAGAAGAAAACTAGTAACCCATTTCCTCAAGTTGAGAAGTTAATTTAATAAGGTACTCTATATCTAATTCTTTTTTTATAGATTTAATTGAAATTTGATTACGCCAAATTTTTGCTTTTGGAATGCCCTCGACTAAATTTATAAGATGTTTACAAATATCCCAAGATTTTCCTCCTGTATTTAAATGTTCTTCAATGTAAGGAATTAATGAGAAAATGATATTAGAAGCAGATTTGGGTTTTTTATTGATCCCATAAAATTTTTGATCAATTTCAGACCATCTTAAGGGATATTTATATACAGATCTTCCTATCATTACACCATCGAAATCATTTAGAGCTTTTAATGATTCATCGATATTTGTGAAACCTCCATTGATTTCTATTAATAATTCAGGATTTAATTTTTTTAATTTTTTCACCACATCATACTTAAGCGGAGGTATGGTTCTGTTTTGTTTTGGATTAAAGCCTTTTAATATGGCTTTTCTAGCATGAACAGTAAATCTGTCTGCTCCAGCATTTGCAATACATCTCACAAAATTATTCAAATTTATGAAACTATCATCATCGTCTACACCGATTCTGTGTTTAATCGTAACCGGCAAGTTGCAGCTATTTTTTAGTGTTTCTATGCATTTTGCTACTTTCGCAGGGTCTTTCATTAGTAAAGCACCAAAATTTCCAGAACATACTCTTGGACTTGGACATCCAACATTAAAGTTTATTTCGTCATAACCCCAATCCTCCGCCATTCGTGCAGCTTCTTTAAGGATTTCAGGTTCATCGCCACCAAATTGAATGGATATCGGGTGTTCTTCATCATTAAAATCTAAAAATTTTTCTTTTTTATCCGTATGAAATAAACTTTGAGCTACGATCATTTCCGTATATAAAAGAGCTTCAGAACTTATTTTTCTCATTATCATTCTGAAATGTTTATCAGTACAATCCATCATTGGAGCAATACTTAATTTATGAATATTTTTAATAGAATCAGGATGTATAAAACTCATTTCTTTTTACGTGAGTAAATATATGAATCAATTTTTATCAAGAAGAACTTTTATTCTAATTCCTACTATGTCAATACTAAAAACTTTTTTTAAGCCTATGCAAGTTTTAGCTTCTTCGCTTGCTTCTAAAGAGGAGTGGAATTTATCAAAAGAAGAATGGAAATCAAGGCTCAGTCCAGAATCTTTTTATATTTTGAGGGAGGAAGGCACTGAAAGAGCTTTCAGTAGCGAATTAAATAATGAGAAAAGAAAAGGGGTTTTTCACTGCGCAGGATGTGATTTACCACTTTTTCTCTCAGATAAAAAGTTTGATAGTGGCACTGGATGGCCAAGTTTTTGGGATCCAATTCAAGGATCAGTCGAAACAAAGGTTGATTTTAAGTTAATTGTTCCAAGAACCGAATATCATTGCTCTAGATGCGGAGGTCATCAAGGACATGTTTTTAATGATGGGCCACTTCCTACAGGTAAAAGATACTGCAATAACGGTTTAGCATTAAGATTTGTTCCTGAGTAAAAAATTTGTGCGGCCTTCCGCAACTTGTTTTGTGCAACACTTTATTGGAAAATAGTTTTATTAAATTTTTAGAAAAATGATTGAAAATCAATCAGACAATATTGATATTAAAGAAGATGATGTTTCTAATCAGGATAGTGCCCCTGACGATACTTCATCTGCTGAAGATAAAATCGTTGAAAATGATGATTTATCTTCACAAAAAACAGAAGAAATAAATACTGAAGAATTAAAAAATACTATCTCCAATAATGATGCACGGTTAGAACAGTTAGAAAAAGAGCACGAAACATTAAAAAATCAATATGTAAGAATTTCAGCAGATTTTGATAATTTTAGAAAAAGGCAGTCTAGAGATCAGGATGATTTAAAAGTCCAACTTGTTTCTAAAACTTTAACTGCAATACTTCCAATTGTTGATAATTTTGAAAGAGCAAGACAACAACTAAAACCAGAAAGTGAAGAAGCTCAAGCCCTTCATAGAAGTTATCAAGGATTGTACAAACAATTGGTAGAGGTTTTAAAACAACAAGGAGTTGCCCCGATGAGAGTTGTTGGCCAACAATTTGATCCAAATTTGCATGAAGCTGTGTTAAAAGAGCCGAGTGAAGAGTTTAAAGAAGATTTTATCGTAGAAGAATTGCAGCGAGGATATCACTTAGAGGGAAAGGTTTTGAGACATGCTTTGGTTAAAGTTTCCATGGGGCCTGGTAAACAAAATTCACAAGAGGAAGTAGAAAAGGATACAGTTGAAGAGGGTATTGATTCAGAGGAAAATACTTCTGAAGATGTATAAATTCCAAATTTTTTACTTGAGCGTTCTTTAATGGCTGATTTTTATCAAATACTTGGAGTTTCACGAGATGCTGATGCTGATACCTTAAAAAGGGCTTATAGAAAATTAGCAAGACAATATCATCCTGACGTTAATAAAGAACCTGGTGCTGAAGATAAATTTAAAGAAATTGGGAAAGCTTATGAAGCATTAGCTGATCCTGAAACTAGAGCTAGATATGATCAGTTTGGAGAGGCTGGTCTTGGAGGTTCAGCAGGAATGCCTGACATGGGCGATATGGGTGGTTTTGCAGATTTATTTGAAACCTTTTTTAATGGCTTTGGAGGGCAAACTCCACAAGGAAGAACTCAAAGAAGAGGTCCTCAACAAGGAGATGATTTAAGATATGACCTTAATGTTGATTTTAAAGATGCAATATTTGGCCAACAAAGAGAAATTACAATTCCTCATCTTGAGACATGTGAAGTCTGTAGGGGAACAGGTGCCAAGCAGGGAACCGGACCAAAAACTTGCACAACTTGTGGAGGAAGTGGACAAGTTAGAAGAGCTACGAGAACACCATTTGGCAATTTCACACAAGTAGCTGAATGTCCTTCATGTAATGGGAATGGTCAAATAATCTCAGATCCATGTACAAGTTGCGGCGGTAATGGAGTAAAGCAAGTTAGAAAAAAATTACGAATTAATATTCCTGCAGGAGTTGATACTGGTACTAAATTAAGAGTTTCTGGAGAGGGAAATGTTGGTTTGAAGGGAGGTCCATCTGGAGATCTTTATGTTTTTATAAAGGTAAAGAATGATTCGAAATTAAAAAGAGATGGTGTGACTATTTATTCAGAAATAGTTGTGAGTTATTTACAGGCGATTTTAGGAGATACTGTTGAAATTACGACAGTTGATGGCAAAGTTAATTTAAAAATTCCAAGTGGTACGCAACCAAATACAACTCTTTCACTTGAAAATAAAGGGGTACCTAGACTTGGTAATCCAGTTGCCAGAGGAAATCATGAAGTTCTAGTAAAGGTAAAATTGCCAACTCGGATAACTGATGAAGAGCGAAATCTTTTAGAGGGCTTAGCTTCTCAGTATTCAGATAAAAATATCAATTCCAGTAGTGGACTATTTAGTAAATTATTTGGTAAAGAATCTTAATGACTTTTTTAAAGTATTTGGATCTGAAATCTGTTCCATGTCCTTTAAATGTCGTAAAAATTAAATTGGCTTTAGATAAGTTATCCAAAAATGAACAACTTATTGTTGAATTAGATAAAGGTGAACCAGAAGAAATGGTATTAAAAAATTTAAAAGAGATGGGATGTTTGTATGAACAAATCAAAGAACATGAAAAATTTTTAAAAATAAAAATTCTGAATGAAAACTAATATTAAAAGTTTAGGCTTAGTTACGAAAAAATTTAATGAATTTTTCCTTGTTGACCAAAAAAATAAAGAAAACTTGGGAAATAGCGAAAGATTTTTATGTAAGGTAAGAAAATCTATAAATTTCAAAGATCAATTTATTTATGTTGGAGATGAAGTAGAAATTGATAATATTGATTTAACAAGCAAACGGGCAGTAATAACAAGTCTAAAAAAAAGACAAAATTTATTAAATAGACCATCAGTTGCAAATATTTCTAATATTTACATAACTTTTTCAGTTGAAGAGCCAAAGTTAAATTTATCTCAAGTTAATAGGTTTTTGATATCAGCAGAATCTATGGGGGTAGAAGTCTCATTAGTTTTGACAAAGTGTGATTTAATATCAGATAAAAAACAGATTTTTTTACTTGATAAATTTAAGAAATGGGGTTATCAAGCAATTACTTTAAATTTACATAAATCTAATCACTTTGAAGATTTATTAGCTCAGTTAAAGAAAAAAAGGTGTTCGATTTTTATGGGCCCATCCGGAGTTGGTAAAACTACTTTGCTTAATAAGATAATTCCAGGTCTTCAAAATAGTACTGCTCCAGTTTCCAATAAAATTAAGAGGGGCAAAAACACTACTCGAAATGTTGAGTTATTTTCCATATCTAATCAAAGTTATATTGTTGATACACCAGGTTTTAATATGCAACCTTTAGAGGTTGATATCAGATTGTTACCAAATCTCTTTTCGGAAATAAATAAACAAGTAATTAATGAAGGAATTAGGTGTAAATTTCGGGACTGCTTACATTTGAATGATGAGGGCTGTAATTTAAACAAATCTTTTGAAAGATATCCTTTTTATAAAGAAATGATAGAGTCTTCTAAGAGTCACTATTATCAAAACCCGGAAGATTAAGATTTAATCCACCAGTTAAATCATTCATTCTTTCTTTCATAGTGGTGGTAGATAATTCATGAGCTTTTTGAATGGCTTGTAATATGTTTTGCTCAATTTTTTCTTTATCTGAATTTAAAATATTGTCTTGCACTTCTACCTTTAAGGGAACTTGGTTCCCACTTATCCAGACTTTTACCATTTCATCATCACTTTTACCCTCAATTTCCATATTTTCCAGTTCATCTTGCAATTTTTGAGCATCTTGTTGAATTTGTTTAGCTTTTTTAAAAGCTTCTGTAAGTTGTCCAAAATTAGGAAGTCCAAAACCAGCCATTTGATAAAAAAAGTTTCTTTAATTAGGATAGTCAAAACCAATCATTCTTACTTCCGGTTGCAAATAAATACCTTTGTTTTGTAGTACTTTTTGTTGAATTGCAGTTATTAATTCATAAATATCTTTTGAACTTGCTGAAGAATTGTTAACTATAAAATTTGAATGCATTGTTGAAATTTCTGCACCACCAATTTTAAAACCTTTTAAACCCATATCATCAATTATTTTTGCTGCATAATTATTTTCAGGATTTTTAAAAACGCTACCAAAACTTGGTAAATGATATGGCTGTGTTTTTGTTTTAAATTTAAGGTTATTTTTGGTTGTTTGAATTAATTTATCGAGATTCCCATTAGGTTCAAAATGTAGTTTTGCACTAATAATTGCCAAATCATTTTTTTGAAAAGAGCTTGATCTATACTCAAAATTGATATCTTTTTTGTCAATTTCAAGTTTTTCATGAGTTTTATTATTTATAACTTTTACAGATATAAGATTTTTTGCTAACGATAAATCACCAGTCCCGGCATTCATATAAATTGCTCCTCCCAAAGTTCCTGGAATTCCGACAGCCCATTCCCCTCCTTGCAATCCATTTTTAGCGAGAGAATTAGATAATGTTGGGAGCATCACACCTGCTTCTGCTTCAACAATTCCTGAATATTTTTCTATTTTTAATGACTTCATTTTTTTTGTACATATAACTAAACCTTTAATGAAAATATTGTTTATTAAAAGATTTGATCCTGCTCCAATTATTTGGCATCTTTTATTTCTGGAATTACACCATTTTATTAAATAAGAAAGTTCTTTTACATTTCTTGGTTCAGCAAAATATTCAGCTATTCCACCAACTTTTATAGTTGTATGATTACTTAGATTACAGTTTTCAGAAAAAATTTTTTTATTCATAAATTAAGTAAAAATTTTAGTTATCTTTTCTTTTTAAAATTGACCAAAAATTATGACAATTTCCAGCTCCCATATTCAAAATTAAATCTCCTTTTTGAGTTAATTTGTAAAAGTTTTTTGCTATTTCATGATAATTATTTAAGTAACAAACATTTTTGTTTCTTTTATATATCAAATCGGTAATAATTTTTGAAGTAATTTTATCTTTGTTTACTTCTCCTGCAGAATAAATACTAGTTAAATAAATAACATCTGCTTTTGATAATTCTTCAGCAAAATCTTTAGCAAATTGTTTGACTCTAGAATATCTGTGAGGTTGAAATATGGCTATTAATCTACTTTTTTGAAATTCATTATTGAGTGTTTGCTTAACAAATAGTCTTCCTAATTTAATTGTTTCTTTTATTTCGTTTGGGTGATGTGCATAGTCATCATAAAAGCTTCTTCCATCTATTTTGCCCCTGAATTCAAATCTTTTTTTTGGTAGTTTGAGGTATTTAATATTTTTCTTAATTTCTATAAAATCTACACCTATCATTCTTGAAGCTGCAATTGCGGCGGTGATATTAGATAAGTTGTGTAGTCCTGGAATTGGAATATTTAAATTACTAATGAAATTTCCATTTTCAAAATACTCCCCAACCGTGTGACTTTCGGAAATCTCAGTAGGGATTATGGCATAATCAACGTTTTTTGCTGTTGTGTTTGACCACTTAATATCAGAATAAAAATTATTTCTCGTGGTAACACAGTCAAAATTAAGTAATAATTTTTTTGAGTTTGCAGCGAATTCTTTAAAAGAAGATATAACTTTACCTAAATCAGAAAAATGATCGCAATGATCAAAGTCAATGTTATTAATTATTCCAATATCAGGTTTATATTTATTAATTGTCCCATCAGATTCATCAACTTCAGCTACTAAGAATTTTGTATCTTCCAAATGACAATTAGAGTTGTAGATAGGAATTATACCTCCTGTTATTGAAGAACAATTTTCTGTACATAACTCAAGAAGTGTTGAGAGAAATGTACTGGTTGAAGTTTTTCCATGACTGCCTGCTACTGCCAATGAGATATAAGTTTGCATTAGCATTGACAGTATTTCTGAACGATGTTTTATTAAAAATTTTTTTTCTCTGCAGTATGAAAATTCTTCATTTTCTTGTTTGATTGCGGAGCTTACAACAAAATAAATCAATTTGTTGGTAAATTTTGAAATTACAAATTCAATATTTTGTCGAGCTTGAGAAGTAAAGATTACTGCACCTAATTGTTCTAATTTATTAGTTTCATTGTTTTTCACTAGATCAGAGCCTGAAACTGAACAACCTTTTTTAAGTAAACCCATTGCTAATGCTGACATTCCAATACCTCCGATCCCAATAAAATGAAAATGACTTTTCAACATTAATTCTTTATCCAATGTGTATCTTTTACTTAAATTAAAATAACTTCTAGGTAAAATTTTGCTATTTTTTTTAAAAAAAAAAAAGTTTTTTCTCCTTGAATTAATACAAAACTAGACTTATTTGCTTAATAAATCAAAAAAACCTTACGTTATTGCACAAAATTCAGTATGATCAGCAACTTAGGTTAATCATTTAGAAATTATTAGTTATGACTTTGCGTGTTGCAATTAACGGCTTTGGCAGAATTGGTCGAAACTTTATGCGTTGTTGGCTTAGTAGAGGGGCTTACACCAATATTGAAGTAGTAGGAATTAATGTTACCTCTGATCCCAAGACTAATGCTCATCTATTAAAGTACGACTCAGTCCTTGGGCAACTTGATGGTGTTGATATTCAATATACTGATGACACTTTTGTAATTAATAACAAGACAATTAAGTGTTTCTCTGATAGGAACCCACTTAATCTTCCTTGGAAAGACTGGGGTGTAGATTTGGTTATTGAATCTACTGGAGTTTTTAATACAGATGTAGGTGCAAGTA
This sequence is a window from Prochlorococcus marinus XMU1419. Protein-coding genes within it:
- the dusA gene encoding tRNA dihydrouridine(20/20a) synthase DusA gives rise to the protein MSFIHPDSIKNIHKLSIAPMMDCTDKHFRMIMRKISSEALLYTEMIVAQSLFHTDKKEKFLDFNDEEHPISIQFGGDEPEILKEAARMAEDWGYDEINFNVGCPSPRVCSGNFGALLMKDPAKVAKCIETLKNSCNLPVTIKHRIGVDDDDSFINLNNFVRCIANAGADRFTVHARKAILKGFNPKQNRTIPPLKYDVVKKLKKLNPELLIEINGGFTNIDESLKALNDFDGVMIGRSVYKYPLRWSEIDQKFYGINKKPKSASNIIFSLIPYIEEHLNTGGKSWDICKHLINLVEGIPKAKIWRNQISIKSIKKELDIEYLIKLTSQLEEMGY
- the msrB gene encoding peptide-methionine (R)-S-oxide reductase MsrB; the protein is MNQFLSRRTFILIPTMSILKTFFKPMQVLASSLASKEEWNLSKEEWKSRLSPESFYILREEGTERAFSSELNNEKRKGVFHCAGCDLPLFLSDKKFDSGTGWPSFWDPIQGSVETKVDFKLIVPRTEYHCSRCGGHQGHVFNDGPLPTGKRYCNNGLALRFVPE
- the grpE gene encoding nucleotide exchange factor GrpE, with product MIENQSDNIDIKEDDVSNQDSAPDDTSSAEDKIVENDDLSSQKTEEINTEELKNTISNNDARLEQLEKEHETLKNQYVRISADFDNFRKRQSRDQDDLKVQLVSKTLTAILPIVDNFERARQQLKPESEEAQALHRSYQGLYKQLVEVLKQQGVAPMRVVGQQFDPNLHEAVLKEPSEEFKEDFIVEELQRGYHLEGKVLRHALVKVSMGPGKQNSQEEVEKDTVEEGIDSEENTSEDV
- the dnaJ gene encoding molecular chaperone DnaJ, which produces MADFYQILGVSRDADADTLKRAYRKLARQYHPDVNKEPGAEDKFKEIGKAYEALADPETRARYDQFGEAGLGGSAGMPDMGDMGGFADLFETFFNGFGGQTPQGRTQRRGPQQGDDLRYDLNVDFKDAIFGQQREITIPHLETCEVCRGTGAKQGTGPKTCTTCGGSGQVRRATRTPFGNFTQVAECPSCNGNGQIISDPCTSCGGNGVKQVRKKLRINIPAGVDTGTKLRVSGEGNVGLKGGPSGDLYVFIKVKNDSKLKRDGVTIYSEIVVSYLQAILGDTVEITTVDGKVNLKIPSGTQPNTTLSLENKGVPRLGNPVARGNHEVLVKVKLPTRITDEERNLLEGLASQYSDKNINSSSGLFSKLFGKES
- a CDS encoding sulfurtransferase TusA family protein, with the translated sequence MTFLKYLDLKSVPCPLNVVKIKLALDKLSKNEQLIVELDKGEPEEMVLKNLKEMGCLYEQIKEHEKFLKIKILNEN
- the rsgA gene encoding ribosome small subunit-dependent GTPase A, encoding MKTNIKSLGLVTKKFNEFFLVDQKNKENLGNSERFLCKVRKSINFKDQFIYVGDEVEIDNIDLTSKRAVITSLKKRQNLLNRPSVANISNIYITFSVEEPKLNLSQVNRFLISAESMGVEVSLVLTKCDLISDKKQIFLLDKFKKWGYQAITLNLHKSNHFEDLLAQLKKKRCSIFMGPSGVGKTTLLNKIIPGLQNSTAPVSNKIKRGKNTTRNVELFSISNQSYIVDTPGFNMQPLEVDIRLLPNLFSEINKQVINEGIRCKFRDCLHLNDEGCNLNKSFERYPFYKEMIESSKSHYYQNPED
- a CDS encoding YbaB/EbfC family nucleoid-associated protein, with translation MAGFGLPNFGQLTEAFKKAKQIQQDAQKLQDELENMEIEGKSDDEMVKVWISGNQVPLKVEVQDNILNSDKEKIEQNILQAIQKAHELSTTTMKERMNDLTGGLNLNLPGFDNSDS
- the murB gene encoding UDP-N-acetylmuramate dehydrogenase; this encodes MNKKIFSENCNLSNHTTIKVGGIAEYFAEPRNVKELSYLIKWCNSRNKRCQIIGAGSNLLINNIFIKGLVICTKKMKSLKIEKYSGIVEAEAGVMLPTLSNSLAKNGLQGGEWAVGIPGTLGGAIYMNAGTGDLSLAKNLISVKVINNKTHEKLEIDKKDINFEYRSSSFQKNDLAIISAKLHFEPNGNLDKLIQTTKNNLKFKTKTQPYHLPSFGSVFKNPENNYAAKIIDDMGLKGFKIGGAEISTMHSNFIVNNSSASSKDIYELITAIQQKVLQNKGIYLQPEVRMIGFDYPN
- the murC gene encoding UDP-N-acetylmuramate--L-alanine ligase, producing MDKELMLKSHFHFIGIGGIGMSALAMGLLKKGCSVSGSDLVKNNETNKLEQLGAVIFTSQARQNIEFVISKFTNKLIYFVVSSAIKQENEEFSYCREKKFLIKHRSEILSMLMQTYISLAVAGSHGKTSTSTFLSTLLELCTENCSSITGGIIPIYNSNCHLEDTKFLVAEVDESDGTINKYKPDIGIINNIDFDHCDHFSDLGKVISSFKEFAANSKKLLLNFDCVTTRNNFYSDIKWSNTTAKNVDYAIIPTEISESHTVGEYFENGNFISNLNIPIPGLHNLSNITAAIAASRMIGVDFIEIKKNIKYLKLPKKRFEFRGKIDGRSFYDDYAHHPNEIKETIKLGRLFVKQTLNNEFQKSRLIAIFQPHRYSRVKQFAKDFAEELSKADVIYLTSIYSAGEVNKDKITSKIITDLIYKRNKNVCYLNNYHEIAKNFYKLTQKGDLILNMGAGNCHNFWSILKRKDN